The stretch of DNA AGAACGGGGAATCCGAGGCCTACACGGCATCGGCAGAACATGAGTTGGCCGGGCAGAGGGCACGGGGGTTGTTCAACCCCTTCATCGCGGTGTTGTGGCTGTTGGCGGCATTATTGATCGGGGCCGGAATATCGGCCCTTTCGACAATGATGTTTACCGCAGGGCCCATCAACGGTCCAGGGGCCCTTCCATTCCTCATGATGACGTTCGCTCCCCATACCCTGATCATCGGGATTGTGCTGATTCTTTGTCTTCTGTTTTGGCACGCGTGGCAATGGCAGAAACGGCGAAGCTGAATTGGGCTAAACCCGTTTGAAACCAGCCCGGGAGTTCTGCTCCGGTCTTCTGTCCAGGATCCTAATATTTGGATATCAGCGGGGAGTACCTCAGGTAGAGCGAGAGGTCTCCTCCAGTGGAAGAGGCAATGCCGCTGCAGGTCTTGCGCAGCGTCCACAGATTCACAGGCCTGCAGCGTTCCGTCACCAGGCCCATAGCTGCCCCCAGTGACTCCGGTGTTTCTGGAGGTTCGGCCTCTACCACCATCTCCCGCCAGCATCCACCGGATCCGCACTGCGTGGAGACCTGCACCTTCTCACCCGCAGGCGGGATCTGTGGAAAGTCCGAGTCGGATGGAACCGCACCCTCGTCGATGGCGCTCCAGAGAAGTGTTCCTGCCCACGCGGTCAGGAGCAGGACAACGCCGAGAATTGAGTAGGGGACCCAGCGGTGACGGATCATTGCCGGGCTCCGTCCACGTACAGGACGTAGGCATCGGGCACCACCCTGGATGCCTGCCTGCCATGCGGATGCACCGCGTCCCCCAACGTCATCCGCCAAGCCTAGCGGCAAACGAGCGCTTTCCTGTTCGTCCTCTTTTCCCTCCGAACCAGCACTATTTCGTTGACGGCATATGGCAGAAGGGAGGCAAGTGGGGTCGACATTGCCGCAATGGCCCGACCACCATTTTGCTTCCCAAAGATAGAGTTGCTGAGTGCTTGAGATCCGACCGAACTGCGAATGTTGCGACGTGGACATAGCTCCGTCTGCGGAGGCTTATATTTGCACATTTGAGTGCACCTGGTGTCCGGACTGCGTTGAACGATTCCCGAATCGTGCTTGTCCAAACTGCGGAGGAAATCTTCAGCGACGCCCCGTCCGCCCGGCTGCTGCCCTCATCAATAATCCGGCCAGCACCGAGAGGGTTGTGTCGCCCAGTTGCCTCGAAAGGATCACCGGAACCTAGGGCTTTCGGTACGGATGGGAAAGCTGGCTTGAGCCAGAAAACCCACGAATCGGATTCGCTCGAAGTGTCCCGGCTGGTGCCACAGTCATAGCCGGGGCGGCTTTCACCTAATACCCGGCGGCATGGGTAAGCGGTTGAGTGGGCCGTTGCGCTGCGTCCAAGGGCTGGATCAGCAGGTTCCGGTGCAGTGTCACCCACCCGTCCCGTTCCAACGGGGTGTGGTCGAACTGATCGGGTACAAAGAGAACACCCCTGTCGTCGGGGTCCGCCACATCCACCAGGACGTCCCGGCCGTCCCCGATGTCATTGCATGCTTCCCAGTAACCGAATTCGTCGGCCCACGGGTACGTACCCACCAGGCATGCCACGCCGGGGACCAAACCCGGCGCGGCGTAGTAGGTCATCGACTCGTAGGTGGCGAGGAACCTGGAGTCCCGGATCCGCGCGTCCCCGCCCTCGTCCTGACCCGCGGGGACGGCATCCTGCTTCGTCAACTGCCGTTCGAGCACCTCGACAGTTCCGGGAACCGCCATGAAGAACCGCACGTAGACAAGCCCCAGGACAGCACACGTCCCGACGCCGGCGACGACGGCCAAGGCAACCATGAGTTTCCAGAACGCCGTCAGCGGCGCCGCCCCGCCTGGACGTGCAGGGCCCTCTGCCCAAGGCGGAATCGTTTGGCCCATCGGGCCGGCAGGCCGGACCGACGGGCCGACGGGCCGCCATACGGATCATTGGATTGGTTCATAGCGCTGCCCCCTCAGGCTGGTGATCTTCCTGCACGTTACACTGCCGCAGGGCAACGCCCGCTGCGCCACCCTTTACCTACATGACGCGCAGCGCGGCCCGGGTGCCGGTCCATAGGTGCAGGGAACTGAGATTTGCCGCGAGCAAGCAGCTCCCTGGCGAGAGGTGCTGCAGTTCGGTGTGGTTGAACGAGACCGGCAAGGTGACGCGCGCGCCAGGCATTAACGCGGGCAACTGGTCCGTGAGCCCGTGCGCGTACCACCCGGTTCCGAGCTGTTCGCCTTGAAGGTCAAGAACCATTCCCTGCACGTGGCGCCGGTCTTCCTCAGTGGGTTCCCACACCCTGTCACCAACATTCAGCAGTTCCACGGTCGCATCCGGGGTGGACCCCCGCTCCACCAAAAACGCGTCCCGCGCCCACTTCAAGTGCAGTCCCTGCCTCCACACTTCACGCACCGGGACGGGAACATGGCTGGCCGGCCCTCCGAGCCACCAGCCCTCACGGCCGCCTGCGAGCTGGATCAGTACCCAGCGTCCAGCGATACTGGCGGACGGGGCGGCCAGGATCAAGACTTTTTCCGCCCAAGGTTCTTCAGCGGTGTGCACCACCCTCCATCCCGATATCGGGAAGTCCTCGGGTGCGCACCTGGGCATAATGTCCCTGTCCCCTAAGCGGCCTGCCAGGATTCCCTCCCAAGAGGCGCCCGGCTTTGCAAGCGCACCCTTCCAGACGTCCCAACTGCCCAACTGGACCAGCTGGCCGATGTCGCTGTTACTCCCCATGTTCCCTATCCTGACTCGAATCTCGCGAGAACCAGAGGGACAGCACCAGGGCTGCGCCCCACACGAAGAACAACGGGTCCCACAGCCATGCGTGGCCCATCATCGCGGCCCGGTCGTAGCCGCCATCAGGCCTGATCAAGCCCGCAAGGACGGCGCTGCTTACTGCGGCATTCACACCGCCGTAAACGACGAGAAACGACCCTCCACACCAGGCCACCCGACGCCATAGCCCGGGCCAGGGCACGCGCCCGTAGGCGGCACCCACGGGAATTGCGGCTGCGAGCAACTTCACCACGGCAATTCCAGCCAACGCGAGCCCCGCCTCAAGTGGCGCGTCCGCCGACAAGTCCACCGCCCAGGTGCCTACCGTTGCCAGGAGCCATTGACCGCCAGCGGCCCAGTACGCACTGAATGCGGCATGCACCGTACCGGCCACACCAGCCACCCAAACCAAGCTCCGGCT from Pseudarthrobacter chlorophenolicus A6 encodes:
- a CDS encoding DUF1272 domain-containing protein; translated protein: MLEIRPNCECCDVDIAPSAEAYICTFECTWCPDCVERFPNRACPNCGGNLQRRPVRPAAALINNPASTERVVSPSCLERITGT
- a CDS encoding DUF3995 domain-containing protein, yielding MTSGRSLAVSRSLVWVAGVAGTVHAAFSAYWAAGGQWLLATVGTWAVDLSADAPLEAGLALAGIAVVKLLAAAIPVGAAYGRVPWPGLWRRVAWCGGSFLVVYGGVNAAVSSAVLAGLIRPDGGYDRAAMMGHAWLWDPLFFVWGAALVLSLWFSRDSSQDREHGE